One Vicia villosa cultivar HV-30 ecotype Madison, WI unplaced genomic scaffold, Vvil1.0 ctg.001861F_1_1, whole genome shotgun sequence DNA segment encodes these proteins:
- the LOC131636915 gene encoding uncharacterized acetyltransferase At3g50280-like, with translation MSSVQILSTTIIQAPNHNLNLSNHHTIDLTPWDLQYLPFGYNQIGLIYQHNSELDTENQIQHLKQSLSSTLEFFPPFTGRLDITEHEDNTISCSIKCNNEGALFVHAANKNISVRDILGPTYLPDIFYSFFQLNGVKNYQGTSHPLLAIQVTELTDGIVIGCAISHVVVDGTSLWHFINSWAKISKGNFEISKIPSLERWFSNDIQRPIRFHFPIEPHNRLSNNQNDEEEKLKAPMSERLFHLSKENIAKLKSKANLEAGTKNISSLQAVFTHVWRCIIRSKNLDPQEKLNFVIDIGVRPRFIPPLPEEYFGNAVMECVVTVKVGELLEDGGLGKCALKMNKIIALHSDEKLKNHYEDWLIAPSFVFNDGDVGNSNSLAIGSSPWFDVYGNDFGWGKPVAVRNGGANKKNGKIYVSAGIEEGSINLEVCLDYEILEAIGNDYEFMDDVCS, from the coding sequence ATGAGTTCCGTCCAAATTCTTTCCACCACAATAATTCAAGCACCAAATCACAATCTCAATCTCTCAAATCATCATACAATCGATCTAACCCCATGGGATCTTCAATATCTCCCATTTGGATACAATCAAATCGGTCTTATTTATCAACACAATTCTGAATTAGATACAGAAAATCAAATCCAGCATCTTAAACAATCTCTTTCCTCTACCCTTGAATTTTTTCCACCTTTCACAGGTCGTCTCGATATCACGGAACACGAAGATAACACTATCTCTTGTTCCATCAAATGCAACAACGAAGGTGCACTCTTTGTTCACGCcgcaaataaaaatattagtgtaAGAGACATTCTTGGACCAACTTATCTTCCagatattttttattcattttttcagcTTAACGGAGTTAAGAATTACCAAGGGACGTCACATCCATTACTGGCGATCCAAGTAACTGAGTTAACCGATGGCATCGTTATTGGCTGTGCAATCAGTCATGTGGTAGTTGATGGTACTTCTCTTTGGCATTTCATCAATTCATGGGCCAAAATATCAAAGGGTAATTTCGAAATTTCCAAAATTCCATCGTTGGAACGATGGTTTTCGAATGATATTCAACGTCCAATCCGATTTCATTTCCCAATAGAACCACATAATAGGCTCTCTAATAATCAAAATGATGAAGAGGAAAAACTCAAGGCACCGATGTCGGAGAGATTATTTCATTTGTCTAAAGAGAATATTGCAAAACTAAAATCCAAAGCCAATTTAGAGGCTGGTACAAAAAACATATCGTCTCTGCAAGCCGTTTTCACTCACGTTTGGCGCTGTATTATACGTTCCAAGAACCTTGATCCGCAAGAAAAATTGAATTTCGTGATAGATATAGGCGTTAGACCAAGGTTTATTCCTCCGTTACCAGAGGAATATTTTGGTAATGCTGTGATGGAGTGTGTGGTTACTGTGAAAGTCGGTGAATTATTGGAAGATGGTGGACTTGGTAAATGTGCTTTGAAGATGAACAAGATAATTGCTCTGCACTCTGATGAGAAGTTAAAGAATCATTATGAAGATTGGTTAATTGCACCGAGTTTTGTTTTTAACGACGGTGATGTGGGAAATAGTAATTCATTGGCGATTGGTAGTTCGCCTTGGTTTGATGTTTATGGTAATGATTTTGGTTGGGGAAAACCTGTGGCGGTAAGAAATGGGGGtgcaaataaaaaaaatggaaagaTTTATGTTTCTGCTGGTATTGAAGAAGGTAGTATAAACCTTGAAGTATGTCTTGATTATGAAATTTTGGAGGCAATTGGAAATGATTATGAGTTTATGGATGATGTGTGTAGCTAA